One segment of Stomatobaculum sp. F0698 DNA contains the following:
- a CDS encoding peptide MFS transporter: MEALATAEKERTRQEEISKLQNETCFIGHPFGVGIVSFKYMMGSVTSYGFSAIFIYYLYAATPQGLGLTQLEASQFITLDIALGSIFGVIGSYMADRVFGNRRAYRFCAITAPMYYFSFAIPNVGMMGLILYCVVGYVNSAVAGSSLYSLLGKLYAQGDKRRDGAFSVIYVLSNIGSMCPVVIGGIALVAGYQVTFFILGVIGALGSIVYLILEKRAFGPLGMEPDDPLPPAQRKKAVALLIAFFIAFGGILFLLFDFKLLTITSFANIVSVFTLILPVIYFVYILRSKKTSDAERKRLPYLIPMYISSAFAMMVWYQATTILSIYAETSVNLVFFGHRVAPSIYMTLQAIFAIAIGTLCAGIWSKLGRRQPSAAWKMGFGTMCYGLGTLLMILPFQLYAPGVKVNPFWLVGFYLIVIIGEAISYPSGNAAASALAPVAFSTQMMTVWGFSGTAGANLSTLASNFYREGSESLYFLGIGGSTLLVGLILVIFSKRFAKGMGLNENAEAA, from the coding sequence ATGGAAGCGCTTGCAACGGCAGAGAAGGAGAGGACTCGGCAGGAGGAAATCAGCAAACTGCAAAACGAGACCTGTTTCATCGGCCATCCCTTTGGTGTAGGCATTGTCAGTTTCAAGTACATGATGGGCAGCGTCACAAGCTACGGCTTCAGCGCCATCTTCATCTATTATCTCTATGCGGCGACGCCGCAGGGACTCGGGCTCACCCAGCTTGAGGCTTCGCAGTTCATTACCCTCGACATAGCCCTCGGCTCCATCTTCGGCGTCATCGGCTCCTACATGGCGGACCGCGTCTTCGGAAACAGGCGAGCCTACCGTTTCTGCGCGATTACGGCGCCCATGTATTATTTCTCCTTCGCGATTCCGAATGTGGGCATGATGGGCCTCATTCTCTACTGCGTGGTCGGCTATGTGAACAGCGCGGTCGCGGGAAGCTCGCTCTACTCCCTGCTCGGCAAGCTCTATGCGCAGGGCGATAAGCGGAGAGACGGTGCGTTCTCGGTCATCTACGTGCTCTCGAACATCGGCTCCATGTGCCCGGTTGTAATCGGTGGCATTGCCCTCGTTGCGGGCTATCAGGTCACCTTCTTCATCCTCGGTGTGATCGGTGCCCTCGGCAGTATTGTCTATCTGATACTTGAAAAGCGCGCCTTCGGCCCGCTCGGCATGGAACCGGACGATCCGCTGCCGCCCGCACAGAGAAAGAAGGCGGTTGCCCTTCTCATTGCGTTCTTCATCGCGTTCGGCGGCATTCTCTTCCTGCTTTTTGACTTCAAGCTCCTTACAATTACGAGCTTTGCAAACATCGTCAGCGTGTTTACGCTCATTCTTCCGGTCATCTACTTTGTCTATATCCTGAGAAGCAAAAAGACGAGCGATGCGGAGAGAAAGCGTCTGCCCTATCTGATTCCCATGTACATCTCGAGTGCGTTTGCGATGATGGTCTGGTATCAGGCGACCACGATACTCTCGATTTACGCGGAGACAAGCGTGAATCTGGTGTTCTTCGGACATCGCGTGGCCCCGAGTATTTACATGACTCTGCAGGCAATCTTTGCCATTGCAATCGGAACACTTTGCGCGGGCATTTGGAGTAAACTCGGCAGAAGACAGCCCTCGGCAGCTTGGAAGATGGGCTTCGGAACCATGTGCTACGGTCTCGGCACCCTGCTCATGATTCTGCCCTTCCAGCTCTACGCCCCCGGGGTTAAGGTCAATCCGTTCTGGTTGGTCGGCTTTTATCTCATTGTGATCATCGGCGAGGCAATTTCGTATCCCTCGGGCAATGCGGCGGCCTCGGCGCTCGCACCGGTCGCGTTCTCGACGCAGATGATGACGGTCTGGGGCTTTTCCGGCACGGCGGGTGCCAACCTCTCGACCCTGGCGTCGAACTTCTACCGCGAGGGCTCGGAGAGCCTCTACTTCCTCGGCATCGGCGGCAGCACGCTCCTGGTCGGTCTGATTTTAGTCATCTTCTCCAAGCGCTTTGCGAAGGGCATGGGACTCAACGAAAACGCGGAAGCCGCATAA
- a CDS encoding peptide MFS transporter — translation MEAVATAVLDEKERERQEQIKKLQNETCFIGHPFGVGVMNFKFMMGQITGYGMTAIFIYYLYAAAPEGVGLTKVQASQIITLDAALASIFSIVGSFMADRVFGNRRAYRFCTITGPFFYFSLAIPRLGIVGVVLYCCIGYLNSMVAGSSMYSLLGKLYAQGDKRRDGAFSIQYVLSNIGAMFPVVIGSIALVVGYQKTFFILGIVGALGSAVYLALEKRAFGPIGMEPDDPLPPEQKKKAVTCLVLGVLAFGGLLFLLFTNEILTISSFSNIVSVVTLCLPAIYFVYMLRSKKTSNSERKRLPYLIPMFITGAFSMMVWYQSATILAIYAETSVDLNFFGFQAPPSVFMTIQAIMAIVIGIICTGLWSKLGRRQPSTPWKAGFGTMCYGLGALIMVIPFQIYAPGVKVSPFWMIAFYFVMIIGEAVSYPAGTSAASQLAPAAFSTQMMTIWGFSVTAGANLANLVSNFYHEGSEGVYFLGIGLSTALAGLILLFFEKRLAKGMGLNEGPAAEAA, via the coding sequence ATGGAAGCAGTTGCAACAGCAGTACTCGATGAAAAGGAGAGAGAGCGGCAGGAACAAATCAAGAAGCTGCAGAACGAAACCTGTTTCATCGGCCATCCCTTTGGCGTCGGCGTCATGAACTTCAAGTTTATGATGGGACAGATTACCGGCTACGGTATGACAGCCATCTTCATCTATTACCTCTATGCGGCAGCTCCCGAGGGTGTCGGCCTCACGAAGGTGCAGGCATCGCAGATTATCACCCTCGATGCGGCACTTGCCTCGATCTTCTCGATTGTCGGTTCCTTCATGGCAGACCGCGTGTTCGGAAATCGAAGGGCCTATCGTTTTTGTACCATCACCGGGCCATTCTTCTATTTTTCTCTCGCGATTCCGAGACTCGGCATTGTCGGCGTGGTTCTCTACTGCTGCATCGGCTACCTGAACAGTATGGTCGCCGGCAGCTCCATGTACTCGCTGCTCGGCAAGCTCTATGCCCAGGGCGATAAACGGCGAGACGGTGCGTTCTCGATTCAGTATGTGCTCTCGAACATCGGCGCTATGTTCCCGGTGGTCATCGGTTCCATCGCCCTGGTGGTCGGCTATCAGAAGACCTTCTTCATCCTCGGCATTGTCGGTGCACTCGGAAGTGCGGTCTACCTGGCGCTTGAGAAGCGTGCCTTCGGCCCGATCGGCATGGAGCCGGACGATCCGCTGCCCCCGGAGCAGAAGAAGAAGGCGGTTACCTGCCTTGTACTCGGTGTTCTGGCCTTCGGCGGTCTGCTCTTCCTCCTGTTCACGAATGAGATTCTGACCATTTCGAGCTTCTCGAACATTGTCAGCGTTGTGACCCTTTGCCTGCCGGCAATCTACTTTGTTTACATGCTGAGAAGTAAGAAGACCAGCAACAGCGAGCGGAAGCGCCTGCCCTATTTGATTCCGATGTTCATCACGGGCGCATTCTCGATGATGGTCTGGTATCAGTCCGCAACCATACTCGCAATTTATGCGGAGACCTCGGTCGATCTGAATTTCTTCGGCTTCCAGGCACCGCCGAGCGTCTTCATGACGATTCAGGCGATTATGGCAATTGTGATCGGCATCATCTGCACCGGTCTCTGGAGCAAACTCGGCAGAAGACAGCCCTCCACCCCGTGGAAGGCAGGCTTCGGAACCATGTGCTACGGTCTCGGCGCCCTCATCATGGTGATTCCCTTCCAGATTTACGCACCGGGCGTCAAGGTGAGCCCCTTCTGGATGATCGCATTCTACTTTGTCATGATCATCGGTGAGGCGGTTTCGTATCCGGCGGGAACTTCCGCAGCTTCCCAGCTCGCACCGGCGGCGTTCTCCACGCAGATGATGACCATCTGGGGCTTCTCGGTCACCGCGGGCGCAAACCTCGCGAACCTGGTTTCGAACTTCTACCACGAGGGTTCGGAGGGCGTTTACTTCCTCGGCATCGGCCTCAGCACGGCGCTTGCCGGCCTTATCCTCCTGTTCTTTGAGAAGCGTCTCGCAAAGGGCATGGGTCTGAACGAAGGCCCGGCGGCGGAAGCGGCATAA